The Rhodoflexus caldus genome has a window encoding:
- a CDS encoding DUF3089 domain-containing protein — MRHFRLPNKLWLAVALMFTLAGCTAKRVVLSSRFEPANVPPRPDYSRLELWAAHPDKRDAADSLPRVDTLRDNQATAPADVFFIHPTIYTYEPANGYPWNGNVEDADLNQRVDNSTILNQASIFNAAGRVFAPRYRQAHIYAYFTPNQADAKAAFDTAYADVKAAFEYYLKHFNQGRPFIIAAHSQGTQHGKRLIRELIDGQPLQEQLIVAYLVGMPTPADFFTHIPVCQNADQTGCFVTWNTYAKGYTPPNHDKELYKAAATNPLNWTTNGEPAPATLHMGAVGQKFKPLKPGLHDAAAHEGMLWISRPKIAGAALLNIKNWHRADYNLFYFNVRQNAVERVKAYLQRSAQR, encoded by the coding sequence ATGCGCCACTTCCGTTTGCCGAATAAATTATGGTTGGCAGTTGCTTTGATGTTTACTCTTGCAGGATGTACCGCTAAGCGGGTTGTACTAAGCAGCCGCTTTGAGCCTGCAAACGTTCCGCCACGCCCCGACTACAGCCGATTGGAACTCTGGGCAGCCCACCCCGACAAACGCGATGCAGCCGACAGCCTGCCGCGTGTGGACACCCTGCGCGACAATCAGGCAACAGCCCCTGCCGATGTGTTTTTCATCCATCCCACCATCTACACCTACGAACCTGCCAACGGCTACCCGTGGAACGGCAACGTTGAAGATGCCGATTTGAACCAACGGGTAGATAATTCCACCATTCTCAATCAGGCGAGCATTTTCAATGCGGCAGGGCGCGTATTTGCACCACGCTATCGGCAGGCACACATTTACGCTTATTTCACACCTAACCAAGCCGATGCCAAAGCCGCTTTTGATACGGCATATGCCGACGTAAAGGCAGCGTTTGAATATTATTTGAAGCATTTCAATCAGGGCAGACCGTTCATTATTGCCGCGCACAGCCAAGGAACGCAGCACGGCAAGCGCCTCATCCGCGAACTGATTGACGGGCAGCCCCTGCAAGAGCAATTGATTGTTGCCTATTTGGTAGGAATGCCCACCCCCGCCGATTTCTTCACCCACATTCCCGTTTGCCAAAATGCCGACCAAACGGGCTGTTTTGTAACGTGGAATACCTACGCCAAAGGCTACACACCGCCCAACCACGACAAGGAATTGTACAAGGCAGCGGCAACCAACCCGCTCAATTGGACAACCAACGGTGAACCTGCCCCCGCAACATTGCACATGGGCGCGGTAGGGCAAAAATTCAAACCCTTGAAACCGGGGCTGCACGATGCAGCAGCACACGAAGGCATGTTATGGATTAGCCGCCCGAAAATAGCGGGTGCAGCATTGCTCAACATCAAAAATTGGCACCGCGCCGACTACAACCTGTTCTACTTCAACGTCCGCCAAAATGCCGTTGAGCGGGTCAAAGCCTATTTGCAGCGTTCGGCGCAGCGGTAG
- a CDS encoding ABC-F family ATP-binding cassette domain-containing protein, with protein sequence MLSVNNLSFYLGSRALYREASLHIKPKDRIGLIGANGTGKSTLLRLITGEYTPDEGSIEKSGDCTIGFLNQDLLSYQTEDSILAVAMEAFERQNQIQHEMDLILAKMETEYSDDLVEKLGALQEEFQMLDGYSLQAKAEEILEGLGFATSDLHRPLREFSGGWRMRVMLAKMLLMKPSLLMLDEPTNHLDLPSIQWLENYLRTYEGAIVVVSHDREFLDNVCNIIVEVAQQKLNYYPGNYSFYLEEKALRAEIQNNAYENQQQAIRQAERFIDRFKAKASKARQVQSRVKALERMELVEEVVDETARVNFRFSFDQQPGKVIAQLENISKAYGSNVILQNSSATIERGDKITLIGANGRGKSTLLRIIEGREPVEGKVQIGYNVQTAMYAQHQLEVLNVENTIIDELKQAGTNKTEAELRSILGCFLFSGDDVFKKIKVLSGGEKSRVALALTLISRSNFLLLDEPTNHLDIQSVNILIQALQQYEGSFVVVSHDRHFVSQIANKIWWIENHQIKEYPGTYDEFVYWQNLQQKQAAANIPQPAKTNDKPKANNLSESQREDLRKQLKKIQKQLEETEHRIAAHEQHKKQLEEEMALPSVYANPAGLAKINAQYDALKAEIGKETELWERLASEIDALEAKL encoded by the coding sequence ATGTTATCCGTCAATAATCTTTCTTTTTATCTGGGCAGCCGCGCTTTGTACCGCGAAGCCTCTTTGCACATCAAACCCAAAGACCGCATCGGGCTGATTGGCGCGAACGGAACGGGCAAATCTACCCTCTTGCGCCTCATCACGGGCGAATACACACCCGACGAAGGCAGCATCGAAAAAAGCGGCGACTGCACCATCGGCTTTCTGAATCAGGACTTACTAAGCTATCAGACCGAAGACAGCATTTTGGCAGTAGCCATGGAAGCCTTTGAGCGCCAAAATCAAATTCAGCACGAAATGGATTTGATTCTGGCAAAAATGGAAACCGAATATTCCGACGATTTGGTGGAAAAGTTGGGCGCATTGCAGGAAGAATTTCAGATGCTGGACGGATACAGCCTGCAAGCCAAAGCCGAAGAGATTTTGGAAGGTTTGGGCTTTGCCACATCGGATTTGCATCGCCCCTTGCGCGAATTTTCGGGCGGCTGGCGGATGCGCGTTATGCTGGCTAAAATGCTGCTCATGAAGCCTTCTCTGCTCATGCTCGACGAACCGACCAACCACTTAGACCTACCCTCTATTCAGTGGCTGGAAAACTACCTTCGCACCTACGAAGGCGCAATTGTGGTGGTTTCGCACGACCGCGAATTTTTGGACAACGTTTGCAACATCATCGTGGAAGTAGCTCAGCAAAAACTGAACTACTACCCGGGCAACTACTCATTCTATTTGGAAGAAAAAGCCCTGCGTGCCGAAATTCAAAACAATGCCTATGAAAACCAGCAACAGGCAATCCGTCAGGCAGAGCGTTTCATAGACCGCTTCAAGGCGAAGGCAAGCAAGGCGCGACAAGTGCAATCGCGCGTGAAAGCCTTAGAGCGCATGGAATTGGTAGAAGAAGTGGTGGACGAAACAGCGCGCGTCAATTTCCGATTCTCTTTTGACCAACAGCCGGGCAAAGTAATTGCCCAATTGGAAAATATTTCCAAAGCCTATGGCAGCAACGTCATTCTGCAAAACAGCAGCGCCACAATTGAGCGCGGCGATAAAATTACACTCATAGGGGCAAACGGACGCGGAAAATCTACGCTGTTGCGCATTATTGAAGGCAGAGAACCCGTAGAGGGAAAAGTACAAATCGGCTACAACGTGCAAACCGCCATGTACGCACAGCACCAATTGGAAGTACTGAACGTAGAAAATACCATTATTGACGAACTCAAACAGGCAGGCACGAACAAAACCGAAGCCGAATTGCGCAGCATCTTGGGCTGTTTCCTGTTCAGCGGCGACGATGTTTTCAAGAAAATCAAAGTGCTTTCGGGCGGCGAAAAGTCGCGGGTGGCGCTGGCACTCACGCTCATTTCGCGCTCTAACTTTCTGCTGCTGGACGAACCTACGAACCACTTAGACATTCAGTCGGTCAATATCCTGATTCAGGCTTTGCAGCAATACGAAGGCTCTTTTGTGGTAGTTTCCCACGACCGCCATTTTGTTTCGCAAATTGCCAATAAAATTTGGTGGATTGAAAACCATCAAATCAAGGAATACCCGGGCACTTACGATGAGTTTGTCTACTGGCAAAACCTGCAACAGAAACAAGCGGCTGCCAACATTCCGCAGCCTGCCAAAACCAACGATAAGCCCAAGGCAAACAACCTAAGCGAAAGCCAGCGCGAAGATTTGCGCAAACAACTCAAAAAAATTCAAAAACAATTGGAAGAAACCGAACACCGAATAGCCGCGCACGAACAGCACAAAAAGCAGTTGGAAGAGGAAATGGCGTTACCTTCGGTATATGCCAATCCGGCAGGGCTGGCAAAAATTAACGCCCAATACGATGCTTTAAAGGCAGAAATCGGAAAAGAAACCGAACTTTGGGAACGCCTTGCGTCGGAAATTGACGCGCTGGAAGCTAAACTCTGA
- a CDS encoding tetratricopeptide repeat protein — protein sequence MWCRRWIIAFTLLLLLVVAQDSIAQRITRRVDSLEKVLLKQTETAPRLVLLKQLSAFKNRQGATDGKSLGYFRELIRIGRQIGDSVSVAEGLFYTGFHHFLNRRLILSGQTYHYALTSLKNTDSAYTLKSQIYNAIGINYAYVGSYSTALNNYHKALAIAEKVRHWQEKADVLDNMRDAFENLNLLDSVKYYSRLSLAAYQYLLANDNDSSYYCAGIGKALIALGQPYKAIEYLNMGFKISKREQSQTGMANIHRHLGSCYQMLKNYAQARNHYLAAVSLNENLRVVVSRKLSEIAVMEKDYRQAYQYLEEYVHTVDTLRGIKIREQLFELEQLYRNMDKEREVLQAKNEAMQSKSLVNLFSGLFAITLIILIFTGVLYWQKKQNAAKLSKLNQEISYINQHLDELVQRRTDVIQRQKQQIERFAFMNAHEIRGPVATILGLVNIIIQEDLLRDNKEVEQHLQMTVQKMDMIVSHVQKTLDNEDWKNMDLPPVQ from the coding sequence ATGTGGTGTAGAAGATGGATAATCGCTTTCACTTTACTGTTATTATTGGTTGTTGCGCAAGACAGCATAGCCCAGCGCATAACACGGCGCGTAGACAGCTTGGAAAAAGTTCTTTTGAAACAGACAGAAACAGCGCCAAGGCTTGTGCTGCTCAAACAGTTGTCAGCTTTCAAAAACCGACAGGGAGCAACCGATGGCAAAAGCCTTGGCTATTTTCGGGAGCTAATCCGCATCGGAAGACAAATAGGGGACTCCGTAAGCGTTGCAGAAGGTTTGTTCTATACAGGCTTTCATCATTTTTTAAATCGGCGGCTGATTTTATCCGGTCAAACCTATCATTATGCCTTAACGAGTCTGAAAAACACAGATAGTGCATACACGCTGAAATCTCAAATATACAATGCCATAGGCATTAACTATGCATACGTAGGGAGCTATTCAACGGCTTTGAACAACTATCACAAGGCACTGGCTATTGCAGAAAAAGTCCGACACTGGCAGGAAAAGGCAGATGTATTAGATAACATGCGAGATGCCTTTGAAAACCTTAACCTGCTTGATTCAGTCAAGTATTACAGTCGCTTGTCGCTGGCTGCCTATCAGTACCTTTTGGCAAACGACAACGACAGCAGTTACTATTGCGCAGGCATCGGCAAAGCCCTGATAGCACTTGGGCAGCCATACAAAGCCATAGAATACCTCAATATGGGCTTCAAAATCAGCAAGCGGGAACAGTCGCAGACAGGCATGGCAAATATCCATCGGCATTTGGGGAGTTGCTACCAGATGTTGAAAAACTATGCACAAGCGAGAAATCATTACCTTGCTGCTGTTTCGCTGAATGAAAATCTGCGTGTGGTTGTCAGTAGAAAACTGAGTGAAATAGCTGTTATGGAAAAAGATTATCGGCAAGCATATCAATACTTGGAGGAGTACGTGCATACGGTAGATACGCTCCGAGGGATAAAAATCAGAGAACAACTGTTTGAGCTTGAACAACTTTACCGAAACATGGACAAAGAGCGCGAGGTGTTACAGGCCAAAAATGAGGCCATGCAAAGTAAATCGTTGGTCAATTTGTTTTCGGGCTTATTTGCCATTACGCTGATTATTCTGATTTTTACAGGGGTACTCTACTGGCAGAAAAAACAAAACGCTGCCAAACTGAGCAAATTGAACCAAGAAATTTCTTACATCAATCAGCATTTGGATGAGTTGGTACAAAGGCGTACCGACGTGATACAGCGACAAAAGCAGCAGATAGAAAGGTTTGCATTTATGAATGCGCACGAGATACGCGGCCCTGTGGCCACTATCTTAGGCTTGGTTAATATCATTATTCAAGAAGACCTGTTGCGCGATAACAAAGAGGTAGAGCAACATTTGCAAATGACGGTGCAGAAAATGGATATGATTGTGAGTCATGTGCAAAAAACCCTCGACAATGAGGATTGGAAAAATATGGATTTGCCGCCCGTTCAGTAA
- a CDS encoding MFS transporter, which produces MSKIFYGWYILAAVFVVYMLSSIGVSTLPLLNAQLKTVHGWTHEQVSGPPSLLYFFISFVAFSLGWVLDKIAPKTIMVVGALCMIVCLAAYYFITDLWQLYAVYALYSVALTCTGIMPAMVLLNRWFADYRGVAVGIFLMGSSLGGAVFPKWAAWMIEQYGWQTAALGLLVACIALILPPLFAIKNSPRQLGLLPDGKTVASVQSAAKALKKATVTSIGQALREPLFYLLLFVTAVMWFCITALIQHLAYYMKDLQVELSLSGTLLSVFFVCSIFGKVIFGYLSDRFSPKYILLLASASMTLGSLAWQLAATAGIEMLYAAAVIYGIGYSGTFTMIQIVLAAYYEGPVYGRLLGFFTMADTLAGSLGIYWLGYLRTESGSYASGMQTMAILCALSTVCVLLMRKPEQAASA; this is translated from the coding sequence ATGAGCAAAATTTTTTATGGCTGGTATATTCTGGCGGCAGTTTTCGTTGTTTACATGTTGAGCAGCATCGGCGTAAGCACCTTGCCGCTGCTCAATGCGCAGTTGAAAACCGTGCACGGATGGACACACGAACAGGTTTCGGGTCCGCCTTCGCTGCTGTATTTTTTCATCAGTTTTGTTGCCTTTTCGCTGGGTTGGGTATTAGATAAAATTGCCCCAAAAACCATTATGGTTGTGGGCGCACTTTGCATGATTGTTTGCCTTGCCGCTTATTATTTCATCACCGACTTGTGGCAACTCTACGCCGTGTATGCTTTATACAGCGTTGCACTTACCTGTACGGGCATTATGCCTGCCATGGTGTTGCTCAACCGCTGGTTTGCCGACTATCGCGGTGTGGCGGTAGGCATTTTTTTGATGGGCTCAAGCCTTGGCGGGGCGGTTTTTCCCAAATGGGCGGCGTGGATGATTGAGCAATACGGCTGGCAAACGGCAGCGCTGGGGCTGCTTGTTGCTTGCATTGCGCTGATTCTTCCCCCGCTGTTTGCAATTAAAAATTCCCCTCGGCAACTCGGGCTATTGCCCGACGGCAAAACGGTTGCTTCGGTGCAGTCGGCGGCAAAGGCATTGAAAAAAGCCACTGTTACAAGTATCGGGCAGGCACTGCGCGAACCGCTTTTCTACCTGTTGCTGTTCGTAACGGCGGTGATGTGGTTTTGCATTACAGCGCTGATTCAGCATCTGGCGTATTACATGAAAGATTTGCAGGTAGAACTTTCCCTAAGCGGTACGCTGCTTAGTGTGTTTTTCGTTTGCAGCATTTTCGGTAAGGTTATTTTCGGGTATTTGAGCGACCGATTTTCACCCAAATACATTTTGCTGCTGGCAAGCGCTTCCATGACATTGGGTTCGCTGGCGTGGCAATTAGCCGCCACCGCAGGCATAGAAATGCTCTATGCTGCAGCTGTTATCTACGGCATCGGCTACAGCGGCACTTTCACCATGATTCAGATTGTGCTGGCTGCCTACTACGAAGGCCCCGTTTACGGCAGGTTGCTCGGCTTTTTTACGATGGCAGACACGCTGGCGGGCAGTTTGGGCATCTATTGGCTCGGCTACTTGCGCACCGAATCGGGCAGCTATGCAAGCGGAATGCAAACAATGGCAATCCTCTGTGCGCTCTCTACGGTTTGTGTGCTGCTGATGCGCAAACCCGAACAGGCAGCAAGCGCGTAA
- the pheS gene encoding phenylalanine--tRNA ligase subunit alpha translates to MQDRIKELLGEIEAFAISNKEELEQFRLRYIAKKGVVTALFDELKTVPAEEKRSVGQLLNQLKDAAMDKLKSKTAELEAAAMASAGKPLDLTLPPIPNELGTIHPLTQVWERIVEIFGRIGFNVEDGPEIESDWNNFTALNFPDNHPAREMQDTFFIDGKEILLRTHTSNVQIRLMHKQKPPIRSIMPGRVYRNEAISARAHCIFHQVEGLYVDKNVSFADLKQTLYHFAKELFGKDTQVRFRPSYFPFTEPSAEIDISCGLNRPGTCALCGGSKNICKGTGWVEIGGSGMVHPNVLENCGIDPEEFTGFAFGMGIERITMLKYQIRDLRLFTENDVQFLRQFETL, encoded by the coding sequence ATGCAAGACCGGATTAAAGAACTCTTGGGCGAAATTGAAGCCTTCGCCATCAGCAATAAAGAAGAATTGGAACAGTTCCGACTGCGTTATATCGCCAAAAAAGGCGTTGTAACGGCGCTGTTTGACGAACTGAAAACCGTTCCTGCCGAAGAAAAGCGCAGCGTAGGGCAGCTGCTGAACCAGCTGAAAGACGCAGCAATGGACAAACTCAAATCCAAAACTGCCGAATTGGAGGCCGCTGCCATGGCTTCTGCCGGTAAGCCGCTGGATTTGACGCTGCCGCCCATTCCCAATGAGTTGGGAACCATTCACCCGCTTACGCAGGTGTGGGAACGCATCGTGGAAATTTTCGGGCGCATCGGCTTCAACGTGGAAGACGGCCCCGAAATTGAAAGCGACTGGAACAATTTTACCGCGCTGAACTTCCCCGATAATCACCCTGCCCGCGAAATGCAGGATACGTTTTTTATTGACGGCAAGGAAATCTTGTTGCGTACCCACACATCCAATGTGCAGATTCGCCTGATGCACAAGCAAAAGCCGCCTATCCGCAGCATCATGCCCGGGCGCGTGTATCGCAATGAGGCCATTTCAGCGCGTGCGCACTGCATTTTCCATCAGGTAGAAGGCCTCTACGTGGACAAAAACGTGAGCTTTGCCGACCTGAAACAAACGCTGTATCACTTTGCCAAAGAATTGTTTGGTAAGGATACGCAGGTGCGTTTTCGCCCTTCTTACTTTCCGTTCACCGAACCAAGTGCAGAAATAGATATTTCCTGCGGTCTGAACCGCCCGGGAACCTGTGCGCTTTGCGGCGGCAGCAAAAATATCTGCAAGGGTACGGGCTGGGTAGAAATCGGCGGTTCGGGGATGGTACACCCCAACGTATTGGAAAACTGCGGTATAGACCCCGAAGAATTTACGGGTTTTGCCTTCGGTATGGGCATTGAGCGCATTACGATGCTCAAATACCAAATCCGCGACTTGCGCCTGTTCACGGAAAACGACGTGCAGTTTTTGCGTCAGTTTGAGACGCTGTAA
- the ccsA gene encoding cytochrome c biogenesis protein CcsA, translated as MIHSTIGIIGHLSVSIAFVAALVAVYGYIQIGRQPEIHREAWLKFARGAFYVHGAAVVSIIYSLFHIIYNHYYEYHYAWDHSSNNLPVHFMISCFWEGQEGSFLLWIFWHVLIGLVLMRTSKQWEPDVMMVFALVQAFLTSMILGVVFFGELKIGSSPFMLLREARPNDPIFQINPDFIPTDGGGLNPLLQNYWMVIHPPTLFLGFAGTLVPFAYAIAALRTGRFREWVKPALPWAHATALVLGVGIMMGAYWAYETLNFGGYWNWDPVENAVYVPWLILVASIHVMIVFQRSNTALKASFILVIATFISILYATFLTRSGILGNASVHSFTDLGLSGQLLIYLLAFLAVALFYLVRAWKQIPTSEEEISTYSREFWIFMGATTLCLAGFQVIIPTSIPVYNKFLDLFGITSNMAPPADQVAFYTKFQLWFGLAVALFSGTGQFFFWNRMDAKQLREALMVPLTITMLLSALVLVLAKISDWKYILLLTGGIYSIVANGFILARLIKTKTFKLSGGAMAHIGVAMMLLGILASAGYSKVISLNNTGLLYNRQFSEEMNKENLLLFRNQPQRMKDYTLVYRGTRMTSRDFPDYIDQAALQTTNTPWLMVAKEDLNYKGKTYFTKGDTLNVYHENVYYEIEYKKDNGKTFTLYPRIQFNEQMGTGGLVPSPDISRNLDRDLYTHITNIPDPEQERKWSNPENFTLAVGDTFVVNDFIAVFDDVRRGQQIDDEDINVFARIRILDRDKEHEAKPAYLIKGQMVRKIPYVNTDMGIKLTIEEIRPQDNTFVIQASTTQKDWVILKAVEMPLINILWAGTIIMSIGFGVAVFRRYKEAQQAAKSHSQATISGKKAVMEA; from the coding sequence ATGATTCACTCCACCATCGGAATAATTGGCCACCTGAGCGTTAGCATTGCTTTTGTTGCGGCGCTGGTTGCCGTTTATGGTTATATTCAAATCGGCCGACAGCCCGAAATTCATCGTGAGGCATGGCTGAAATTTGCACGCGGCGCTTTTTACGTACATGGCGCTGCCGTAGTAAGCATTATTTACAGCCTTTTTCACATCATCTACAACCATTATTACGAATACCACTACGCGTGGGACCATTCCTCCAACAACCTGCCCGTGCATTTTATGATTTCCTGCTTTTGGGAAGGGCAAGAAGGCAGTTTTTTGCTGTGGATTTTCTGGCATGTGCTGATTGGGCTGGTGCTGATGCGCACATCCAAACAATGGGAGCCCGATGTGATGATGGTCTTTGCTTTGGTACAGGCGTTTCTGACTTCCATGATTTTGGGCGTAGTATTTTTTGGTGAATTGAAAATCGGCAGCTCGCCTTTTATGCTGCTGCGCGAAGCACGCCCGAATGACCCGATTTTTCAAATCAACCCCGATTTTATTCCAACCGATGGCGGAGGATTGAACCCCCTGTTGCAAAACTATTGGATGGTGATTCACCCGCCGACCCTGTTTTTGGGCTTTGCCGGAACGCTGGTGCCTTTTGCTTATGCCATTGCAGCCCTGCGTACCGGTCGTTTCCGCGAATGGGTAAAACCTGCCTTGCCATGGGCTCATGCTACGGCGCTTGTATTGGGTGTAGGCATTATGATGGGTGCTTATTGGGCTTATGAAACGCTCAACTTTGGCGGCTATTGGAACTGGGACCCTGTGGAAAATGCGGTATATGTGCCTTGGCTGATTTTGGTGGCTTCCATCCACGTAATGATTGTTTTTCAGCGCAGCAATACTGCTTTAAAGGCTTCCTTTATTCTGGTCATTGCTACCTTTATCAGCATTTTGTATGCTACTTTCCTGACCCGCAGCGGCATTTTGGGCAATGCTTCGGTGCATTCTTTCACCGATTTGGGGCTTTCCGGGCAACTGCTGATTTACCTGTTGGCCTTTTTGGCAGTAGCATTGTTTTATCTGGTGCGCGCATGGAAGCAAATTCCTACGTCGGAAGAAGAAATTTCTACCTACTCGCGCGAGTTTTGGATTTTCATGGGAGCAACCACGCTGTGTCTGGCAGGGTTTCAGGTGATTATTCCGACCTCTATTCCGGTTTACAATAAGTTTTTGGATTTGTTCGGAATCACCTCCAATATGGCTCCGCCGGCCGACCAAGTGGCATTTTACACCAAATTTCAGTTGTGGTTCGGTTTAGCGGTTGCGCTGTTTTCAGGTACAGGGCAGTTCTTTTTCTGGAACAGGATGGATGCCAAGCAACTGCGCGAGGCACTGATGGTGCCGCTCACCATTACCATGCTGCTGTCTGCCCTTGTGTTGGTGCTTGCCAAAATTTCCGATTGGAAGTACATCCTACTGCTGACAGGCGGCATTTATTCCATTGTCGCCAACGGATTTATTTTGGCGCGCCTGATTAAAACCAAAACCTTCAAACTTTCGGGCGGAGCAATGGCACACATTGGCGTTGCCATGATGCTATTGGGCATTCTGGCTTCGGCGGGCTACTCCAAAGTTATTTCTCTGAACAACACAGGGTTGCTCTACAACCGTCAGTTCAGCGAAGAGATGAACAAGGAAAACCTGCTGCTGTTCCGCAACCAGCCGCAGCGAATGAAAGACTATACCCTTGTTTACAGAGGCACGCGCATGACTTCGCGCGACTTCCCCGACTACATAGACCAAGCGGCACTTCAAACAACTAATACTCCTTGGCTAATGGTTGCCAAAGAAGACCTGAACTACAAAGGCAAAACCTACTTTACCAAGGGCGATACGTTGAACGTGTACCATGAGAATGTGTACTACGAAATAGAGTACAAAAAGGACAACGGCAAAACCTTTACACTCTACCCACGCATTCAGTTCAATGAACAGATGGGTACGGGCGGCCTTGTACCCAGCCCCGACATCAGCCGCAACTTAGACCGCGACCTGTACACCCACATCACCAACATCCCCGACCCTGAGCAAGAGCGCAAGTGGAGCAATCCCGAAAACTTCACGCTTGCCGTAGGCGATACTTTCGTGGTGAATGACTTCATCGCTGTATTTGACGATGTGCGCCGCGGACAACAAATTGATGATGAGGATATTAACGTGTTTGCTCGCATCCGCATATTAGACCGCGACAAGGAGCATGAAGCCAAACCTGCCTATCTGATTAAAGGGCAAATGGTGCGCAAAATACCCTATGTGAATACAGACATGGGCATTAAACTGACTATTGAAGAAATCCGTCCGCAGGATAACACTTTTGTTATTCAGGCATCCACCACGCAAAAAGATTGGGTTATTCTCAAAGCCGTTGAAATGCCGCTCATTAATATTTTGTGGGCAGGCACCATTATCATGTCCATAGGTTTCGGGGTTGCTGTTTTCCGCCGTTACAAAGAGGCACAACAGGCGGCAAAATCGCACAGCCAAGCAACAATCAGCGGAAAAAAGGCCGTTATGGAGGCATAA